CCGGCGACAGCGGAAACTCGGCGGCTTCACCGATGAGGCGCAAGTCGCCGCGCTGTTGCGCTTCCACCGTGAATTCGCCGCTGGCCGCTATCACCGCGGGCCGCGTGCTATTGGGCAGAAGGAGCGCGCCCAGCGAACCGCTTGGCGTGCGCGCACCCGCCACGGCGCCGGCGATGATCACTATCACGGCCAACCGCAAAGTCATTTTGCCGGCGTCGGCCGCCACGCGGGCGCGAAGTCTTCGCCCTCGTGAGTGGTTATGGCGCGGGCGTCCGATCCGTCCGCGCGGCAGGCGTGCAGCGTCGCTTTGCCCGTGCGCATGGACACAAACGCGATCCATGCGCCATCCGGCGACCACGTCGGAGACCAGTTGTCGTAAGCCGGATCGGCGGCGACCGGAGTAACGACGGTTCCCTGCGGCGTCGTCCTGTAAATACCCCGCGAACCGCCGCGAAACGATTCGAAGGCAAGCCGCGCGCCATCCGCGGACCACACGGGGTTCCAATCCGCGTCGCGATGGTTGCTTACGTCGTTGAGGCGTTGCGGCGCAGTCACGAATATTTCGCGGTCGCCGCCGTCATTCGATTCGTACGCGAGCTGGCCGGTGCGGGCATGCGGCGTCGGCGCCCACTCGACGTAGATGCCGAGGCCGCGCGTCTCCACCATCGGCGTTACGCTGTCCTGCTCCAGTTTGTAGAGGTCGGCGACGCGCCCCGATTCGTCATCGCGGATGCCGACCGCGGCAATCAACGTGTTTGTCAGCCACACCGGTTTCTGGAAGGCAATCCTCGGATTGGTCTCGTTCGGCGGTCCCGGTGCGCCCCAGA
The DNA window shown above is from Candidatus Hydrogenedentota bacterium and carries:
- a CDS encoding PD40 domain-containing protein — encoded protein: MGILFLVAGLAIAQGPSGTVAFVQQTDAGQRVVCVVDAATGAVRTVGAGPWDGAPVWSPDGSRLAFGSESDDGAARIRIVGADGSAGPEIAHADPVNYAPAWSPDGGKLAYGAGTGHARHIRVYDTETGRENVWGAPGPPNETNPRIAFQKPVWLTNTLIAAVGIRDDESGRVADLYKLEQDSVTPMVETRGLGIYVEWAPTPHARTGQLAYESNDGGDREIFVTAPQRLNDVSNHRDADWNPVWSADGARLAFESFRGGSRGIYRTTPQGTVVTPVAADPAYDNWSPTWSPDGAWIAFVSMRTGKATLHACRADGSDARAITTHEGEDFAPAWRPTPAK